The Quercus lobata isolate SW786 chromosome 4, ValleyOak3.0 Primary Assembly, whole genome shotgun sequence genome segment TGTCTCTCTTATAAAGAACCTCTTCAATATGTTGAACCAGCTCTTCTTCTTAGCCATTGGAGAACCAATAAATTTCATTGGTCTCAGAAGGTTTTGTCGTTTTGATTGATTCTGCAACTTTGCTGGTAGGGTGGTTTCTGGTAGTACATACATGCATCAGTTcagaaaaagaagttaaaagacCAATACCAATATAGAATACTATTGATTAGTAATGGAGCAGATTAGTCAGTGAACTAAATGACAATTGACTTGTAAACTTTTACTCCATGTAAGATTTGAAAAATGGATGCTAATAAGAATAAGGTAGAACCTCAAAACCACTTTGGAGAAGCAATTGTCTAGTTTCTCAAATTGCCAAGAAATTAATGCTTTGGAAAATGTACATTAGTACATATTTTTAGAATGtgaatgaaatttaataatttcttaCCAATCTGCAATATCATCTATTAGTGGTATTCAGCAAATCAAACAAGATTCACCACATCAAGaaattcattttctcttcaaCATGGATACTAAGTCAGAGTCTCTGACTCAGGGACAAAGCCTTAAATTCTGGTCAAGAAGAGGACAAGTCAGCATGCTTTGATTAGAAATTCGTTTCCCTATTTGATCTTAAATTCAACAAATAGTTCCCAATTGTAGACAGGAGGTTTAAAGCTACATTAGGGAATGATTCCCAGCTATTGCTTCTCGACAGATCGTGACCACATGCTTGCAGTAATTAAGAGCTTGAGAAGCATCGACATCCTTTCCTTCAAGCATGGCTCTATAAAACTGCATTCCATATACCCCAAAGAGTGGCTGCAATCACAACAATAATTGAATAAGTAAGATCAGTATCCAAAGAGCATATCTCCACCCAAATAGGAGCCAATTAGTACTGTAAAATGAGTTCCAGGGGGAGCACTTTAGGATAGATTTTTaaccagttaaaaaaaaaatattgtagagaATACGAATCAATAATGCATGCAATATAAGTTCTGATATATATACCTGCCATCTGCAGCACAGGTGACAATGCTTTGATCAATTGATGCAAGGCACAATATTTGtttgaaattacattttgtGCACATACACTGATCATCGTGTTGCAAAGCAAGATATGTAGCCAGCAATCATCAAATCACAGCTGATAGCCAACCCAAATGCCTATTTACCTCTTTTAGGCATTTTATCATACAGCTGTGTGCCCGAGCATATAGGGTTtgcaaaattcaaataaattactAACTATAAGAGATATTGATGGGGCAAAATAAATTGAACATATGGTAACCAAAATTTAACATACCTCCATGTTTTGAAATTCCAATAGAAGGTTTATCAAGTCAGAAGCTAGTCTCTGCAGCAACAACGCAAGAATGAGCTTGGGTTGGGGtttgaattattgaaatcatattatattttaaatacaaaCACAGAGGCTTAGTTGTATTCAGATTTGGACGTGTAAATGTGTAATGAGCAATATTATGAAACGAATTTATGTTGTACCTGGAAGGAGtaaatatcaaaacttttttcctctctattttgcACAATTATTGCTGCCCTTCCCCCTCTAATGAAGTGGTCAAGATCAACATAAGTTATGGAATTGATACACATTTTGAGGAAACAATGATATTAACAGActtataattacaaaatacttGCCATCTGCACAAGGCATGATATACGTTTGAAGTGACAATCTGGACAAGCATAGTATTAAACGGGCCTCCTGCCAATACGTGCACATTTACAAATCATCGTGGTGTGGAACACGACATATAACCTGCAATCATCAAATCACAGCTGATAGCCAAGCCAATAACTTAAATAAATTACGAAGTATATGAGATATTGATGAggtagtaaaaaatttcaaacacaatACAATATCTCTtttaggcattttatcaaatagCTGCCTGCCCGAGCATAAAGTGTTCacataattcaaataaattacaaaCTATCTGACTCTAAAATTTCAGAGTGCCAGAAGTTCAATTGttaaaagaggaaaataattaaatttaacttaCCTCCATGTTTTGAAATTCCACTATACCGTTTAGCGGTTCAGAAGCTAGTCTTTGCTGCAACATTGCAAGAATTAGCCTGGGTTAGGGTTTGAAGTATTAAAATTGTATTGTTCATATACAAACATAGAGGATTTTGTTGTATTCTGCTTTTGATGTCAACAATGTAATGAGAAATATTATGAAACCAAATAATGTTGTACCTGGAAGGAAGGAGTAACTATTATGAGTAAATATTGCTctttgttttacaatttttttattgctgCTCCTCCTCCACCAAATAGACAGACGTCCCATCAATGCAAACGCAAGGGACGTTGGCTATCTTGGACCACTCTCGCCCGCCTTTCTTGCAGTGTTGTTTCAGCAATGGACACTCGTCAATATGAAGTTGCAGAAGCGAGGGAGGTAGGCCCCTCTCTGGAAGGAATGCGAGTTTAGGGCAATTTCTGATCCACAATTGTTCAAGAGCAGAGAGATTTTGAAAGCCCAAAGAAGATAGGATTACAATATTTGGAATGCTCCAAATCGTTAGCTGGGTAAGAGAGGAAGGAAGCATCATCGTCAGCTTCCCATCTTGCTCATCTGGAAACGACTGCCAATCTGGAATTCCACCATCAATCCGGAGTGATGTAAGAGAGGTTAGTCTGTGCAATCCCCACACAGTTACTTGCTTACAGATATTCTCCCCGTCAAATGAGAGTTTTGTTAGATTGGTGGGGTAACCCTCTTCTGGAAAGTATATGATGCTTGGACAATTGAAGATACGAAGAGAATTGAGGTTCGGCATGCAGTTGGGCCAGGCCTCCAGTTTCTCACAGTCGCAGATCCAAAGCTCTCTCAAGCTGGTGGGGAGTAACCCTCCATCTGGGAAGGAAACAAAACTAGGGCAGCTCCGTATCTCGATATAATTGAGGTGGCAGAGTTTGTGTAGGCCCACCGGTAAGGATTTCAACTTTGCACAACATCcgatttcaagatattcaagaGACGCATTGTTGGGTAAGTTGTTCGCTATTGACTCCATCTTTGGACAGTTCCATACAGTAAGGTGTTTAAGAGCTGTAGGTAACTcgttatttgatgataaagatgCGAGCTCTATGCATGACGAAATCTGAAGGCGTTTAAGCGTGGTAGGTAGGTCGCCACTTGATGATAAGCATTTTAGAGATGGACAGATGTATATAAACAAGTCCtcaagaagagaagaagaattagAAGAAGCCTCTCCCTCATCTACCAAAAACTGCAAATTCTCACAATCTCTTATATTTAgcgttttcaaattttgaggcAACTGACCTCTTGAAATCAACGTCAAAGAATTACAACTCCAAATGCTTGCCTTTTCCAAACATGTACAACTAGAGATTGACAAGGATTTCAAACCACTACAACCCTCAATATTTAGTGTCCTTAAAGTAGATGTCAAGCTGATGTTGACAAGGCTTGAGCAATCTCTTATATCCAGCGTTATAAGGGATTTGAATTCATCCTGCCACAAAGATGTTAGCTCCTTACAATCATCTATCTCTAGATTTTCTACCTTAGCTAACCCATGCATGAACTCCTCCGTCAAGCTTTTCACATATGGAATAGAAAGAATAATTGACTTTGGGAAGCATAACTCATCTGTACTTCTGCTCACCACCCCTTTACATCCATTAATTTCTAATGCATGAAGCTTTGGGAAGTTTGGAATTGAAACGTCCAATTGCTCACATCcattaatagaaattttttccaataatGGAACATGGTGAGGCAATTTTCCTTGCAATTTAGGGCATCTAGAAATAGAAAGCTCACGCAATCGAGGGAATTCTTCGTACTCAACTTTGCATGGAATCCAATCTTTCCATTCTTGCATATCCTCAAAGCAAAGTGTCTCTAAGGATTGGAAAGGCTTTGGGCAATCTTCACCATAAAACTCAAGACCAATGATTTTCACTGCAGACATTCCTACGAGGGCAAGGTCTCTCAAGGATGGTAATTTTCCAATTGCAGGTAAGGATGTGCATTTCCTGCACCTCTCAATCCTTAGAAGCACCATATTAGAAAATGACGGATGTCCAAACCAAGTTGGAAATTTCACTCCAACATAGCCATCAATTGAAATTTCTTTCACTGTTGTCCAAGGTCGTAGCATCTCAAGAATATCTAGACTAGATCCTGCAGCTTGTAAATCATCCAGCTCAGGTTTCCATTTCATCACTAATGCATCTAAATTCTTCTTACCAATTAAATTGGCCCTTCTTGCATCCTCAACATCAAGTACATTCTCTAAATTTGAAATGCATAGTGTTCCCCTAAGAGACTCCAAGTTCATCAAGTCTCCTATCTTAGATGCGGTATCTTTCCCCACAACAAAATTAGATAATGTTTGTAGgctcttcaattcttttattccCGCTG includes the following:
- the LOC115986478 gene encoding putative disease resistance RPP13-like protein 1 produces the protein MSVIGEAALSAFFGKLFDNLTSYDLLKFFQEEKVDADLKRWRTTLMKIHAVLDDAEEKQMTNRFVKIWLDELEHLAYDVDDILDEFATEALRRKLNPEPSTSKVRKIVDACIGSNRSFATSMRSKIEEIDTRLQNIVTDKKDLELRENAGLGRAGATRPRVPTTSLVNEGRVYGREEDKKAIVKLLLSGESSDAQLSVIPILGMGGLGKTTLAQLVYNDDEVSHYFDLKAWVCVSEDFDIIRVTKAILQSVTFEHCDANDLNLIQVKLKKTLSGKKFLLILDDVWNENYDDWTKLRSPFEFGAPGSKIIVTARNYGVSSTMGTTPAYELKELSNDACWNLFSQHALGTTDYTAHPKLEEIGRKILDKCKGSPLAAKVLGGLLRTKHDHDQWKDVLDSKIWDIPEEKSSIFSILKLSYQYLPSHLKRCFAYCSLFPKDYEFKEKELVLLWIAEGFFQETKGNKPMEDHGDECFRDLLRRSFFQRSSSNGSLFVMHDLINDLAQWAARGLCYRLEDVLDGNKQFEISTKVRHFSYIRSSFEGMKKFEDFPKDMHLRTFLPLPINRWGYLTNYIPNCWLPQLRCLRVLSLRGYEIFELPSSIGDLKHLRYLNLSRTKITSLPESTTSLYNLQTLLLKGCYRLIKLPEKIGNLLSLRHLDISYVNSIGEMPAGIKELKSLQTLSNFVVGKDTASKIGDLMNLESLRGTLCISNLENVLDVEDARRANLIGKKNLDALVMKWKPELDDLQAAGSSLDILEMLRPWTTVKEISIDGYVGVKFPTWFGHPSFSNMVLLRIERCRKCTSLPAIGKLPSLRDLALVGMSAVKIIGLEFYGEDCPKPFQSLETLCFEDMQEWKDWIPCKVEYEEFPRLRELSISRCPKLQGKLPHHVPLLEKISINGCEQLDVSIPNFPKLHALEINGCKGVVSRSTDELCFPKSIILSIPYVKSLTEEFMHGLAKVENLEIDDCKELTSLWQDEFKSLITLDIRDCSSLVNISLTSTLRTLNIEGCSGLKSLSISSCTCLEKASIWSCNSLTLISRGQLPQNLKTLNIRDCENLQFLVDEGEASSNSSSLLEDLFIYICPSLKCLSSSGDLPTTLKRLQISSCIELASLSSNNELPTALKHLTVWNCPKMESIANNLPNNASLEYLEIGCCAKLKSLPVGLHKLCHLNYIEIRSCPSFVSFPDGGLLPTSLRELWICDCEKLEAWPNCMPNLNSLRIFNCPSIIYFPEEGYPTNLTKLSFDGENICKQVTVWGLHRLTSLTSLRIDGGIPDWQSFPDEQDGKLTMMLPSSLTQLTIWSIPNIVILSSLGFQNLSALEQLWIRNCPKLAFLPERGLPPSLLQLHIDECPLLKQHCKKGGREWSKIANVPCVCIDGTSVYLVEEEQQ